One Acidobacteriota bacterium DNA segment encodes these proteins:
- the rimI gene encoding ribosomal protein S18-alanine N-acetyltransferase, whose translation MEVSITQMLVRHIPSVVELERFCQLNSRGESSYEKLCKEQNSVLLVALNANSEVIGCFSGWLVADELEVDNVAVAPNWRRAEVATKLFAEAQQIALKRGATQAFLEVRSSNTAARSLYEKQGFTVVGRRKNYYLDPLDDALILAKKIAGPLKQEP comes from the coding sequence TTGGAAGTTTCAATTACACAAATGCTTGTCCGGCATATTCCCTCAGTCGTTGAGCTTGAGCGATTTTGCCAACTCAATTCGCGCGGAGAAAGCAGTTATGAAAAATTGTGTAAAGAGCAAAATTCTGTATTGCTTGTTGCGCTCAATGCAAATTCTGAAGTCATTGGCTGTTTTTCTGGGTGGCTCGTGGCCGATGAACTTGAGGTAGACAATGTTGCGGTTGCCCCAAATTGGCGTAGGGCGGAAGTGGCGACGAAGTTGTTTGCAGAAGCGCAGCAGATTGCCCTGAAACGAGGAGCAACCCAGGCGTTTTTAGAGGTTCGGTCCAGCAACACGGCCGCCCGCTCACTCTATGAAAAACAAGGATTTACGGTCGTCGGGCGAAGAAAAAATTATTACCTAGACCCGCTGGATGACGCGCTAATTCTTGCAAAGAAAATTGCCGGCCCGCTGAAACAAGAGCCTTGA
- the tsaB gene encoding tRNA (adenosine(37)-N6)-threonylcarbamoyltransferase complex dimerization subunit type 1 TsaB yields MSNLNSNDETSPIVLAVDTSSANSGFALAQGGKLIASLKGDASIPHSRTFFLQLSELLKKAGIGLNEVQFLAAATGPGSFTGLRVGLAAIKGLAHSLGKPAFGVNSMDALALSVRVKGDVLAIIEAGRKEIYSGVRRITEVGDILPLGEDRVWTLESMLNSDLSQQAFTVVGALPDELLVGLPNWQVCMPITSIAEEIALRVPELSRSCVECTLRPHYIRPSDAELNRKG; encoded by the coding sequence ATGTCAAACCTCAATTCCAACGACGAAACATCGCCAATCGTTTTAGCCGTTGATACATCTTCCGCAAACTCGGGATTCGCTTTGGCGCAGGGGGGCAAGCTGATCGCCTCGCTCAAAGGCGATGCTTCAATTCCTCATTCGCGAACGTTTTTTCTTCAACTATCTGAGCTTCTGAAAAAAGCAGGAATTGGGCTGAATGAAGTCCAATTCCTTGCTGCGGCTACGGGACCGGGCAGTTTCACCGGCCTGAGAGTTGGCCTGGCTGCAATCAAAGGACTGGCCCATTCACTTGGCAAGCCTGCATTCGGAGTCAATTCAATGGACGCTCTTGCTCTCAGTGTAAGAGTGAAGGGTGATGTTTTGGCGATCATCGAAGCCGGACGGAAAGAAATTTATTCAGGTGTTCGCCGAATTACAGAGGTCGGCGATATTCTACCGTTGGGAGAAGATCGAGTCTGGACTTTAGAATCAATGTTGAATTCCGATTTGTCTCAACAAGCTTTTACAGTTGTTGGCGCTCTTCCTGATGAACTTTTGGTCGGGCTTCCAAACTGGCAAGTCTGTATGCCTATCACCTCAATAGCAGAGGAAATTGCCCTGCGGGTTCCTGAGCTTTCACGCTCATGCGTCGAGTGCACGTTACGTCCGCATTATATCCGTCCTTCAGACGCCGAATTGAATAGAAAGGGTTGA
- the mutS gene encoding DNA mismatch repair protein MutS: MSADKNAGQLTPMLRQFYEIKKQYPGTLLFFRMGDFYELFFDDAIIGAREMEITLTARHKERGVPIPMCGVPHHAVTGYISKLVKKGFRIAICEQTEDPKSTSKLVKREVVRVVTPGTALENQLLEAKQNSYLASVCGAGSGMGLALLDLSTGEFLATEFLGEAAWQKILEQIEIFSPRELIFPNSLSLLIGYKPKKSAQQPATSPIAEQEFSNPLSVSSSSDGSEPRSPLSEPGSYELKNVALTPLDDWLFGFDHADSLLRAQLGVNSLDGFGLNGHEFAVCAAGAAAHYINETQKAQASHLTEITYFESSEFLVLDATTVGNLELVQATDDVAAHSLVGVLDETQTGMGARLLRQWILRPSVKLGEIEARLDAVDELRSSTIKRDQLRRFLEPMGDLERLCGKVTLGRANARDLIALRLSIEIIPRLRQTLGDSRSSLLQVLEESLDELADVRGLIAEAIADEPPAAASEAGMIRDGFNPELDELRNLAHSGKSYIAAIEARERGRTGIATLKVKFNNVFGYFIEISNSNKDRVPPDYERKQTLVNAERFTTPELKEYEAKVLGAEERILTLEIDLFNDVRRRVAQEVKRIQGVARAVATLDVLASLAEVAAQRNYVRPQLHEGDEIEIRNGRHPVIETLGERFVPNDLCVNNTTDRLLIITGPNMGGKSIFLKQAALIVVMAQMGSFVPATSARIALVDRIFTRVGASDNLARGRSTFMVEMVETSNILNTATPRSLILLDEVGRGTATFDGLSLAWAIAEYLHDHDRHSAKTLFATHYHEMTELSKLRPGVRNYQVAVSESKGEIVFLRKVVEGAASKSYGIEVARLAGLPKTVVERAREILTNLEQNELDVTGKPKFAKHLKKPSKHVNQLSLLDVAEDESESSE; the protein is encoded by the coding sequence ATGTCTGCTGACAAAAATGCTGGGCAGTTGACGCCTATGCTGCGCCAGTTTTATGAGATCAAAAAACAATATCCGGGCACATTGCTCTTTTTCCGCATGGGCGATTTTTATGAATTGTTTTTTGACGACGCAATCATCGGCGCACGGGAAATGGAAATCACCTTGACGGCTCGGCACAAAGAGCGCGGCGTGCCAATTCCGATGTGCGGAGTCCCTCATCATGCAGTCACCGGATACATCTCTAAGCTGGTGAAAAAAGGATTTCGGATTGCCATTTGCGAACAAACAGAAGATCCCAAATCCACCTCCAAGCTGGTTAAACGTGAAGTCGTAAGGGTCGTCACGCCTGGAACTGCACTCGAAAACCAATTGCTCGAAGCCAAGCAAAACAGTTACTTAGCCTCGGTTTGTGGCGCAGGCAGCGGAATGGGATTGGCGTTGCTCGATCTTTCTACAGGTGAGTTTCTGGCAACGGAGTTTTTGGGTGAAGCCGCTTGGCAAAAGATTCTGGAGCAGATCGAAATCTTTTCCCCGCGAGAACTGATCTTCCCGAATTCGCTCTCCTTGTTGATTGGGTACAAACCAAAAAAATCTGCCCAGCAACCTGCGACTTCGCCAATTGCAGAACAAGAATTCTCCAACCCGTTATCAGTCTCAAGTTCGTCGGATGGATCTGAACCACGATCCCCGTTATCAGAACCTGGCTCTTATGAATTGAAAAATGTGGCGTTGACACCATTGGATGATTGGCTGTTTGGATTTGATCACGCGGATTCGCTGTTGCGGGCGCAACTCGGAGTCAATTCGCTGGACGGATTTGGCTTGAACGGTCACGAGTTTGCTGTTTGTGCTGCCGGCGCGGCGGCACATTATATTAATGAGACGCAAAAAGCGCAGGCTTCGCATCTGACGGAGATCACATATTTTGAATCCAGCGAGTTTTTGGTGCTGGACGCAACTACGGTCGGCAACCTGGAACTGGTTCAGGCGACGGACGACGTGGCGGCGCATTCGCTGGTTGGCGTATTGGATGAAACTCAAACCGGAATGGGCGCTCGATTATTGAGACAATGGATTTTGCGTCCCTCAGTCAAACTCGGCGAAATCGAAGCGCGGCTGGATGCGGTGGATGAACTGCGAAGCTCCACGATCAAACGCGACCAGTTACGACGTTTCCTTGAGCCGATGGGCGATCTGGAAAGGTTGTGCGGAAAAGTCACGCTTGGCCGAGCCAACGCGCGTGATTTGATTGCGTTGCGGCTTTCCATTGAAATCATTCCGCGGTTGCGGCAAACGCTCGGTGACAGTCGCTCTTCCCTGCTTCAGGTATTGGAGGAAAGTCTGGACGAACTTGCAGACGTGCGCGGGCTGATTGCCGAAGCGATTGCTGACGAACCTCCGGCGGCTGCGAGTGAAGCCGGAATGATCCGCGATGGCTTCAATCCTGAACTTGACGAGCTTCGCAATCTTGCGCACAGCGGGAAAAGTTATATCGCCGCGATTGAAGCCCGCGAACGCGGTCGCACTGGAATCGCCACACTCAAGGTAAAGTTCAACAATGTTTTCGGCTACTTCATCGAAATCAGCAACTCCAACAAAGACCGGGTCCCGCCGGATTACGAACGCAAACAGACCTTGGTCAACGCCGAGCGATTCACGACCCCGGAACTGAAGGAATACGAGGCGAAAGTCTTAGGCGCGGAGGAGCGAATCCTGACGCTGGAAATTGATTTGTTCAACGACGTTCGCCGCCGAGTCGCTCAGGAAGTCAAACGCATTCAAGGCGTCGCTCGCGCGGTGGCGACACTGGACGTGCTGGCTTCGCTGGCCGAAGTTGCCGCACAGCGAAATTACGTGCGGCCTCAGCTTCATGAAGGCGACGAGATTGAAATTCGCAATGGCCGGCATCCTGTGATCGAAACGCTGGGCGAACGCTTTGTGCCAAATGATCTTTGCGTCAACAACACGACCGACCGGTTGCTGATCATCACCGGGCCGAACATGGGTGGAAAAAGCATTTTTCTGAAGCAAGCCGCTTTGATCGTGGTGATGGCGCAGATGGGGAGCTTCGTTCCGGCGACTTCTGCCAGGATCGCGCTGGTGGATCGCATCTTCACGCGCGTCGGCGCTTCGGACAATTTGGCGCGCGGTCGTTCGACCTTTATGGTTGAAATGGTTGAAACTTCGAACATTTTGAACACGGCGACACCGCGTAGCCTGATTCTGCTCGATGAAGTCGGACGCGGCACGGCGACTTTTGACGGATTATCGCTGGCGTGGGCGATTGCCGAATACCTTCATGATCACGACCGGCATTCGGCCAAAACGCTGTTTGCAACGCATTACCACGAAATGACGGAACTGTCGAAGCTACGCCCAGGCGTTCGCAACTATCAAGTCGCGGTTTCGGAATCAAAAGGCGAGATCGTCTTTTTGCGGAAAGTGGTTGAAGGCGCGGCAAGTAAAAGTTACGGGATTGAAGTTGCGCGGCTGGCTGGCCTGCCGAAAACCGTCGTCGAACGGGCACGCGAAATTTTGACCAACCTCGAACAAAACGAACTGGACGTGACCGGAAAACCCAAATTCGCCAAGCATCTGAAAAAACCGAGCAAGCATGTCAATCAATTGTCCCTATTGGACGTCGCCGAGGATGAGTCGGAATCATCTGAATGA
- a CDS encoding DUF465 domain-containing protein, with the protein MSVPASETALKDYLIANDEHYRELANEHHKYDARLSELLSLSHPNEDEKNEEVILKKKKLHLKDQMEIILSQYKTSATSH; encoded by the coding sequence ATGAGCGTTCCAGCTAGCGAAACTGCTTTGAAAGACTACCTAATAGCAAATGATGAACATTACCGAGAGCTCGCCAACGAACATCACAAATATGATGCAAGATTGAGCGAGCTTTTGTCTTTATCGCATCCGAACGAGGACGAAAAAAACGAAGAGGTGATTCTGAAAAAAAAGAAGCTTCACCTAAAAGACCAAATGGAGATCATTCTTAGTCAATATAAGACTAGCGCGACATCGCACTAA